The Brassica oleracea var. oleracea cultivar TO1000 chromosome C7, BOL, whole genome shotgun sequence sequence NNNNNNNNNNNNNNNNNNNNNNNNNNNNNNNNNNNNNNNNNNNNNNNNNNNNNNNNNNNNNNNNNNNNNNNNNNNNNNNNNNNNNNNNNNNNNNNNNNNNNNNNNNNNNNNNNNNNNNNNNNNNNNNNNNNNNNNNNNNNNNNNNNNNNNNNNNNNNNNNNNNNNNNNNNNNNNNNNNNNNNNNNNNNNNNNNNNNNNNNNNNNNNNNNNNNNNNNNNNNNNNNNNNNNNNNNNNNNNNNNNNNNNNNNNNNNNNNNNNNNNNNNNNNNNNNNNNNNNNNNNNNNNNNNNNNNNNNNNNNNNNNNNNNNNNNNNNNNNNNNNNNNNNNNNNNNNNNNNNNNNNNNNNNNNNNNNNNNNNNNNNNNNNNNNNNNNNNNNNNNNNNNNNNNNNNNNNNNNNNNNNNNNNNNNNNNNNNNNNNNNNNNNNNNNNNNNNNNNNNNNNNNNNNNNNNNNNNNNNNNNNNNNNNNNNNNNNNNNNNNNNNNNNNNNNNNNNNNNNNNNNNNNNNNNNNNNNNNNNNNNNNNNNNNNNNNNNNNNNNNNNNNNNNNNNNNNNNNNNNNNNNNNNNNNNNNNNNNNNNNNNNNNNNNNNNNNNNNNNNNNNNNNNNNNNNNNNNNNNNNNNNNNNNNNNNNNNNNNNNNNNNNNNNNNNNNNNNNNNNNNNNNNNNNNNNNNNNNNNNNNNNNNNNNNNNNNNNNNNNNNNNNNNNNNNNNNNNNNNNNNNNNNNNNNNNNNNNNNNNNNNNNNNNNNNNNNNNNNNNNNNNNNNNNNNNNNNNNNNNNNNNNNNNNNNNNNNNNNNNNNNNNNNNNNNNNNNNNNNNNNNNNNNNNNNNNNNNNNNNNNNNNNNNNNNNNNNNNNNNNNNNNNNNNNNNNNNNNNNNNNNNNNNNNNNNNNNNNNNNNGTTTATGATTTTCTCTAATATCTTTTATAATTTCAAATAGTTCTTAGAAACAAGATTCATATAGATCTTAGATTATTAATAAGTTTTATAAGTTTTTAAAGATTCTTAGATCTTTAGATATTCAAATAATTTTAGAATCAAGATTCATATAGATCTTAGATTCAAGATTAATATTTGTGATAATTTTAGATCTATAGATTTTTATAAGTTTTATGATTCAAATAGATCTAATAATCAGGATTCAGATATGTGGTGTTCTTAGATTTTATGGATAGATTAGTTTACCTTTTAGAAAACACCAAATTGATCTGAATGGACCACCGTGAGAGAGAGCTGATCCGCGGATGAGCTGGTTGAGAGAGAGGGGGAGGAGCTGGCCGGAAAACCGTGAGAGGGATAGATTTGGCCGGCGGAGCAAGGCTGAGGGCCGGAAGAGATGGCCGGAAAAGAGATGATCGTCGGCGGATGGGATTGCTCCGGTGGAGAGAGTCTCGTGCTGACAACGTGTTAAGATTTGAGAGAAGATTTGTGAGAATGTGTTGTCTATTTCTTATTGCTTACACCACTATATATAGTGGTTCATACAAGGTGGAGTCAAAGGGAGAATTGAATACAAAGATAATCTACATAATGACATGGTCAAACTCATAAATACTAAGGTTGAATGGGTCTTCCATGTGGCTGAATGTAAACCTCTAATGAACTCTAGTCTTGAACTTGTATGGTGTAGGTTATGGACCACCCACTTCATGATTCATAACAAATTTTCAATTATCCAAAATTTTATCTAAAATCTAATCTGAGGAGTCGAAATTACCAAAAAAATTACCCGATTACCCGAATTATATTTATGAAAATATGATTGTTTTTACCCTAAACTCGAAACCATAACCGCAAACTCTAACCCAAAACATAAAATGTATTCATAATACCAAAAATATACTATAATACAAAAATATAACTAATATATACAAGAAATTTCAGGTATTTCAAATATGTGATGGGATCTCGGTTAGGACATAGACCAGAAACAAAATCCGTATGAATATTTTAGCCTAGACTTGACTGAATCGAACCTGTAATTTTTTTGTTTGTTCTCATTCAAATTTTGTGAAAAATAAAAAACTCAAGTCTATAAAAAATTAACATGTAGGCGGATTAAAATCTAGTTGTTTTAAAAAATATATATATTATTTATGGGTGAATTGTTCACACAATATTTGCGTAAGCAGGGAGTGAACAAAGAGGCTGTTACAGTCATAGAAGTCCGATACGTACACGACTCCGATTTCAAAAAAACCCAATCAAAAATCAAATCTCTCGACGAAGAACCTCGAATTGCGATTTCAGCTCAGCTCTCCAATCGTTGCAAACTATGACTACTTGTGGCCTCTGGACGCCGCCGTCTTTCTCTCCCCGCCGGAGACTCTGTAACTTCTCTTCCAGCCGCCGGTCTCCACTCTCGGTGATCAGATTCGACGAAGAGCGCGTCTCACGAAGAGTCTTCTGCAGCGACAACCAGGAGAACACCAATAAGGATCGGCCTCAACCTTCCGGAATCCAAGTCTACGGCGAGATCGAGAGGTAAAGCCACTTTCAGATTCTTCGTTAATCTCACTGTTTACGAATCGATTCGACTCGATTCTTCAGGTTGCTAACAGAGACTGTCAAGCAATCTCAAAGTAGCTTCGCTGGATCGGCCGACTGGTCAGAAGTAGAGGTGTGTGTTTAATGGTGGTGATTGATGGTTCTTTGGCTGTATTGGATGTGAGTGTTGATTCACTGAGCTTGTGTTGTAGGGAGCATGGGTGCTCAGACCTAGAAACTCGAATCCAAAGATGGTTGCTCATTTCATTGGAGGGATATTCGTTGGTGCAGCGCCTCAGCTTACCTATCGACTGTTTCTTGAGAGATTAGCTGAGAAGTAAGGATGCTTTTTTTTTATATATGATTCTTGTATTATTTGAGTCAATTCTTTTGATCAGTTTTTATTTAAAAGAAGGTATACTACTAGTCTGACTCTCTAAGTTGTTATGTTCATGTTGTGCAGGGATGTTTTGGTTATTGCCACACCATATGCTAGTGGTTTTGACCACTTCGCTATTGCCGATGAAGTTCAATTTAAGTTTGATAGATGCTGCCGATCTCTACATGAATCTGTGAGTGAATCATGTTCTAGCTTCTTTTTTTTTGCTCCTGGATATAAACATACATTGGTGTTCGTATATTGGAACATAGGATTTCAATAGTAATTACTTTTCTTTCAACAGGTGCAGGATCTTCCATCTTTTGGGATCGGTCATTCATTGGGTTCCCTCATTCACCTTCTCATTGGTAACTATTGTGAATGTATAAAAAACTGATTCAGCTCTCATTAGTTTTTTTTTTTATTGAGTTGGTTTGCTTGTAATTCAGGATCAAGGTATGCTGTTCAGCGAAATGGAAATGTATTTATGGCATTCAACAACAAGGTAAATTTATATTGTAGACTTCCCAGACTAGCTTTCCAATAGATGAAGACTATGTGATCTGTCGTCACACCTATCACAGAACATGTAAAGGTGAAATCTTTATGGAACCTCTAATTTTGCAGGAAGCGAGCTTAGCTATCCCTTTGTTCTCCCCAGTTCTCGTCCCCATGGCTCAAAGCCTTGGACCACTCTTATCACAGGTTGCAACATCCCCGACAGTCCGCCTTGGGGTGAGCTTCTGATTCCTTTGCTTTCGGTGATTGTGTTTGATCTAATTCGTTTCCTAACTTAAGAAGTTCCGTCATGACTCTACTAACTTAACTCCTTGATGATTTTTGTTTCTCTAATTTTGATATTTGACACATTAAGTAGCTCTGCTTTCTACCTTGTCTATCCTCTTTCTTTGTTGATGTTGTTGGCAAATAACTAACAACAAAAGCTACTTGCAGGCAGAGATGACCCGAAAGCAATTAGAAACTCTCAGCCCTCCCATCATGAAGCAAATTCTACCATTAGTGGAACAGCTCCCTCCCTTGTACATGGACTTGGTAAAAGGAAGAGAAGATTTTATTCCGAAACCAGAAGAAACAAGACGCCTAGTATGTGACCCCTATAATGATCTTGTATTTATGTTTCATCATGGAGCCTTATCTCGTCTTGATAACCATATATCACACTACATCATTACTAATTGAGAGATTCTTGCTAATTTATCTTCAGATAAGATCCTACTATGGAATCTCAAGGAATCTGTTGATAAAGTTCGAGGATGATTCAATAGATGAAACACCAATCCTAGCCCAGGTTCTTGGCGTGGAATCATCCATAAGCTCAAAGCTAGACATGTCTATCCGTACACTTCCAGGGGATCACGGTCTTCCTCTGCAACAGGTACTGAGTTCGGTTTTAACACAGTGAAGATACTCTTCAAAAACACCGAACAGCAGAAACTTTTTTTTGTTGCTCTGAATGAGGTCGTAACATTGAAAGCGATTTATGTTGGTATCTGGTCAGGCCCTTCCCGATGTCCCACCAGCAATGGCTGACGCTGTGAACCGAGGAAGTGAGTTCTTGGCGAATATGGCTGTTGGAACACCGTGGGAGTCTGTAGCTAAAGAGGTTGGAGGTACACTTGGAATGGACTCGAAGATTCTTCGTGCATATACGTCCAAAGATCTTGCCCAGCTCGTGGATGCAATCACATCTTGGATGGCTTCAAATATGGGTCCAAAACTTCTGAGATCATAGTGTTGTTACTCATGTACACAAAGTAAACTAATAATACAGGTAAATGTATACATAAAAGTTGACTGAATTATCTCATATGCTTATAATGTTATTATAACTTTGTTTGTAGACATCATTACATATATATTTTAGCATTCTAGAACGCATAAGGGTCTCTCAACAAAGTTGATAGAGACTTGTTCAACCAAAAACGGTAAGCACACTTGAAGTGTACACGGGCCTACTCTTCGTGATAGAGATACAGGCCGAGACCAAATCGAGCACAAGCTCTGCAAAATGCCATTTCCTCAGCTGCAGCAACTGGATCCTCGATGTGATCATCAGTGATCGTTACTGTCCCTGTCGATTCACGGTGTGCCTGCATTACATGGAAACTTCAGCTTCTTTTGAAAAGTGTGACACACAGAGAAAAGAAAGAGACAAAAAACTTGGTCATGTATCTACATAAGTCGCAACACGAGACAAACAAACCGGCTCTTAATGATTTTAACATAATAGTATACTGTGAAAGCTACTATTAAGATACATGAGCTAAGGATACCAGCAGGGTCTTTCCTCTAGGAAGAGACAATGAGGCAGAACAGGAAGAGAAAGTGAATGTGGAGGAGCGTCTTACCTCACCATCAGAGCCACGAATGGTAAGACGATAAACAACAGTGACATTACCATTCTCTGAGAAAATGACGTCACGAACCTCCCCACACCAACCTGAAGAACAAAAGAGAATAAGATTAGTCTCTGCAGAGAAAACTACAAGATGCAATGTTCGGTGGTACAGACCAGGTGCGTAGAAGCTGAGCATACGATTAGCATGGAACCTACAAACAAAACTCCAAGAGTTCAGATCGAGAAGCAGCAGCAGCAACAAAGATTTAAATTAGTGAAGGGATCAAAATCGAGTACCAAGGGATGAAACCAGAAGAAGCAGCACTGGATCCAGGATCGTGGCTCTTGACGATGTTATCAGGGATCTTCTTGTTGAGATCGCGAAGTATCTCAATCAGAGGCCGAGTGATGGAGGAAGAGGACGAGAACTTGTCCAAAGGCACTACATAGTTCGAGTTAGGTACCGCTTTTTTCTTCCCGGCGTCTCCAACTCCACCGCTGCTGCATATGACTCCACGCCACGCCGTTAACGTTTCCCGGCGAACCGCGACAGTTCCTGGGAAGAATCTTCCGGTGAGCGCATCGGCGGCAGTAGATGGTGTGGGGTTTTTGAAGATCGTAGTGGAGGTCTGCATTTGCAAAGCCATTTTTTTTGTTTCTAGCAGCAAAAACTCTGATTTAAGACAGAACAGGAAAAGAGTGAGACGAGATTTGTCCGCTACTTAACGTGCTGCTTTCTTCTCTCTTTGTAGTAGGTGAAGGTGGGATAGGTGGGGAAACTCAAACCAACCCCCCCTTTTAAGTTTCTTTTTATTAGTATTTGACTTCAGTTTTTGATTTACAATAATGATCAATAAATGAATCAACTATCACGGATTCATTTGTTTTTGATTTACTCATGCCATATTAATATAATGATTAAAATAATGAAACATCTATTGAACAAAGAAAAAAGTAATGAAACATCTTAGAATAGTTTTCTAATTGAGCTAGAAATGTTAAATGTTATGAAATATGAATTTTTCCTCCAACAAATCTTACGTCAAAGTTAGCCAGGGTAGTTTGAACATTTGGTGGAGTTAGAAGTTCTGTTCCAGTGGCATGTATTTGGCTCTAGAGCCTGGAAGAACCTATCCAAGCATGAGTATCAATTTCAGATTTCTTGTAAATTTAAGTCGAGCGCTAAACAGGGCCTAAACAGAATCCCAATTCTCTAACGAAATTCGCTTGCATCTCTGAAACATTCTTGAATTATAAAAAGAGCAAAAAAGCTTTAATCAAAACAAAGACATAGATAGAGAAAGTGTTGTTCGTCCCCAACTTATTCAACAAATCCAAAGTCATAAAACACCCATGCTAAGCAATTGAGAAAATAGTAAAAACCCAAATCACTAAACGTTTCCTCTCACACAGAGAGTATCATACTAGTCGATAAGAAAAACACCAACCCAGAAGAAAAAAAACTCCATAATAGATGTCTCAGACATAACAAAGGTAAACCGTAGCAAGACTTCTTCACTCTCCACCAGTTTCTTCATTCTTCACCTGTTATAACACCACCATTTTAGAGACTAAGCAAAGCATTCTTAACAAAAACCTAGGTTTCAAATAGATATCCGTTTACCTTTCGAAAAGATGCTTCTTCACTTAATTTCCAATTTCTTCAGCGCGACCTCGATAGCCCACGCAGGCTGGTTCAAGCTTGGTGGTGGACCTTCTCCCTGAACCAGCGATGTTGATGACTTGATTGATTGCTATTCAGATTCATCGTCATCATAAACATCCAAATCCTCATCAAATGCAGTCATGTCAAGCTGGTAACGAAGTATCCCTCCTACTCCTCCAAACCCTCTGCAAAACTGAGACCCTTCCTGCGACTTGTTCGTCACAAACTCCAGCGCACAGCCGAAACGCTTGTACTCGTTAGCCAGCCACTCCAGCAGCGACATCTTGTCCTCCACGTCCAAGTCGTTATTGTCGACTTTGAAGTTCTCAGTGTTGGCTTCCTGCTCCTTGTTCAGGTGCTTAATCACAGTCTCACCAGTGGTGCTGTTCTTCAACACATATCTGTTGATGTCAAGGTTCTCCCATACGATTAGCGTCTCAACAGCACCTGAATCCAAAGCGTTCAGAGTATCCTCCACGCCAAACACATACTTCCCCGTGTCCTGGCTTATCTCCTCAAAGTACTTGCCTATCAAACGCTTCTCCTGGATGAACTTCACGTTGGCAAGGATCTCAGATGAAAGCTCGATGGCCTGGTTGAAACCGTTTTCTCCTCCGTATGATACGTCCACCACGTTCAGTATCTTTGCAGCAAGCCGGGGATCAAACATGTCAGACTGGCTCAGCTCAGTCTTGAAATCAGCAGAACCGGCGAGAATCAGACCAGACACATTAGGCTGACTAGTCGCAGGGTTGATGTAGTACTGCGTGGCGAGCTCGGCGGTTTTCCTCACGTAGTTGTGACGCTTCTCCATACGCAGACGCGCAAACCGAAGAGCAGACTGCCCTCCTCTCCCGTGCTTCTTCGGAAGATCAACAGAGAACTTGTGGAGCACCTCGCGGGTGTTACCGCTCAAAGTTCCAAAGAGGGTCCCGTTCCCGTCCATCACAATGAAACCAAACTTGTCATCAGACTCCAGCAGTTC is a genomic window containing:
- the LOC106305817 gene encoding uncharacterized protein LOC106305817, encoding MALQMQTSTTIFKNPTPSTAADALTGRFFPGTVAVRRETLTAWRGVICSSGGVGDAGKKKAVPNSNYVVPLDKFSSSSSITRPLIEILRDLNKKIPDNIVKSHDPGSSAASSGFIPWFHANRMLSFYAPGWCGEVRDVIFSENGNVTVVYRLTIRGSDGEAHRESTGTVTITDDHIEDPVAAAEEMAFCRACARFGLGLYLYHEE
- the LOC106305815 gene encoding eukaryotic peptide chain release factor subunit 1-1, whose amino-acid sequence is MGDNHGDDKNIEIWKIKKLIKSLEAARGNGTSMISLIMPPRDQVSRVTKMLGDEYGTASNIKSRVNRQSVLGAITSAQQRLKLYNRVPPNGLVLYTGTIVNDEGKEKKVTIDFEPFKPINNTLYLCDNKFHTEALNELLESDDKFGFIVMDGNGTLFGTLSGNTREVLHKFSVDLPKKHGRGGQSALRFARLRMEKRHNYVRKTAELATQYYINPATSQPNVSGLILAGSADFKTELSQSDMFDPRLAAKILNVVDVSYGGENGFNQAIELSSEILANVKFIQEKRLIGKYFEEISQDTGKYVFGVEDTLNALDSGAVETLIVWENLDINRYVLKNSTTGETVIKHLNKEQEANTENFKVDNNDLDVEDKMSLLEWLANEYKRFGCALEFVTNKSQEGSQFCRGFGGVGGILRYQLDMTAFDEDLDVYDDDESE
- the LOC106305816 gene encoding uncharacterized protein LOC106305816, which gives rise to MTTCGLWTPPSFSPRRRLCNFSSSRRSPLSVIRFDEERVSRRVFCSDNQENTNKDRPQPSGIQVYGEIERLLTETVKQSQSSFAGSADWSEVEGAWVLRPRNSNPKMVAHFIGGIFVGAAPQLTYRLFLERLAEKDVLVIATPYASGFDHFAIADEVQFKFDRCCRSLHESVQDLPSFGIGHSLGSLIHLLIGSRYAVQRNGNVFMAFNNKEASLAIPLFSPVLVPMAQSLGPLLSQVATSPTVRLGAEMTRKQLETLSPPIMKQILPLVEQLPPLYMDLVKGREDFIPKPEETRRLIRSYYGISRNLLIKFEDDSIDETPILAQVLGVESSISSKLDMSIRTLPGDHGLPLQQALPDVPPAMADAVNRGSEFLANMAVGTPWESVAKEVGGTLGMDSKILRAYTSKDLAQLVDAITSWMASNMGPKLLRS